Proteins encoded within one genomic window of Dermatophilus congolensis:
- a CDS encoding bifunctional methylenetetrahydrofolate dehydrogenase/methenyltetrahydrofolate cyclohydrolase — protein MTAGILDGKSTLATIKEELKARVVRLSECGVVPGLATVLVGEDPGSQIYVNAKHRDCEQIGVRGMRHDLPADASQAQVEELIDQLNEDPKVTGFIVQQPTGLDEFALLSRVDPAKDIDGLHPYNLGCLVMNRPAPLPCTPLGCVELLRRFNVPLAGANVVVVGRGLTVGRPIGMLLTRRSENATVTMCHTGTKDLAAHTREADIVIAAAGVPGIVTKEMVKPGAAVLDVGVSRVNGKIAGDVALDVAEVAGWVSPNPGGVGPMTRAMLLSNLVEAAERQAGLAEV, from the coding sequence ATGACTGCTGGCATTCTCGATGGAAAGTCCACGCTTGCGACCATTAAGGAAGAGTTGAAGGCGCGGGTGGTGCGTTTGAGTGAGTGTGGTGTTGTCCCTGGGCTGGCTACGGTTTTGGTGGGTGAGGATCCGGGGTCGCAGATTTATGTGAATGCCAAGCATCGGGATTGTGAGCAGATTGGTGTGCGCGGCATGCGGCACGATTTGCCGGCTGATGCTTCGCAAGCGCAGGTTGAAGAGCTGATTGATCAGTTGAATGAGGACCCGAAGGTGACCGGGTTCATTGTGCAGCAGCCCACGGGGTTGGATGAGTTTGCGTTGTTGTCGCGCGTGGATCCGGCTAAGGATATTGATGGGTTGCACCCGTATAACTTGGGGTGTTTGGTGATGAATCGGCCAGCGCCGTTGCCGTGTACTCCGTTGGGGTGTGTTGAATTGTTGCGTCGTTTTAATGTGCCTTTGGCCGGTGCGAATGTGGTGGTTGTTGGGCGTGGGCTGACTGTGGGGCGGCCTATTGGAATGTTGTTGACGCGGCGTTCAGAGAATGCGACGGTGACGATGTGTCACACGGGCACGAAGGATTTGGCTGCGCATACGCGTGAGGCAGATATTGTCATTGCAGCTGCTGGGGTACCGGGCATCGTGACGAAGGAGATGGTCAAGCCCGGTGCGGCTGTGCTTGATGTGGGTGTTTCTCGTGTAAACGGGAAAATTGCTGGTGATGTGGCTTTGGACGTTGCTGAGGTTGCGGGTTGGGTTTCACCAAATCCTGGTGGTGTGGGGCCGATGACGCGTGCGATGTTGTTGAGCAATCTTGTTGAGGCTGCGGAGCGGCAGGCAGGGTTGGCTGAGGTCTGA